One Deltaproteobacteria bacterium genomic region harbors:
- a CDS encoding acetyl-CoA C-acyltransferase produces the protein MKDVVIVSACRTAIGAFGGSLRDLNAAVIGSVSMKEAITRAGIAPDMIDDVRFGNCVEPADSLNVARVAALMAGIPDHVTAVTINRVCTSAMEAVISGMAMIQAGLADIILAGGTEHMSGVAYTVPGARWGCRLQDHVFVDALIHALHCGSYLLPHPEEGPVKEGMPLELFKGKPYIMGHTAEFVAQLHNISREEMDEVALRSHNNAERATLEGYFKDEIVPVEVPQRKKPPLIFDKDEHFRPGMTMEQLAKLPPAFIPKTGKVTAGNSSGINDGSSAMVIMSADKADELGIQPMARIRATGRGACHPSVMGLSPVPAVRNLLDRHPDLKLDDFDLIELNEAFAAQYLGCEKELGLNREITNVNGSGIGLGHPVGSTGVRIMVTLLYALKKREKSLGLATLCGGGGVSMACALEMI, from the coding sequence ATGAAAGATGTTGTGATCGTTTCTGCATGCAGAACGGCAATCGGCGCCTTTGGCGGGAGCCTGCGAGACCTGAACGCGGCTGTCATCGGAAGCGTCAGCATGAAAGAGGCCATTACCCGGGCGGGAATCGCCCCCGACATGATCGATGATGTCCGATTCGGAAACTGTGTGGAACCCGCGGACTCTCTCAACGTGGCCCGCGTTGCCGCCTTGATGGCCGGCATACCGGATCATGTCACCGCAGTCACCATCAACCGGGTGTGCACATCCGCCATGGAGGCCGTGATTTCAGGGATGGCCATGATCCAGGCGGGCTTGGCCGACATTATCCTGGCCGGGGGCACCGAGCATATGTCCGGAGTTGCCTATACCGTTCCCGGGGCCCGCTGGGGCTGCAGGCTTCAGGATCATGTCTTTGTAGATGCCTTGATTCACGCCCTCCACTGCGGGTCCTATCTGCTGCCGCATCCCGAGGAAGGTCCTGTAAAAGAAGGGATGCCCCTGGAACTCTTCAAGGGTAAACCCTATATCATGGGGCATACCGCCGAATTCGTGGCCCAGCTTCACAATATCAGCCGTGAAGAGATGGACGAGGTGGCCCTCCGCAGTCACAATAACGCGGAAAGGGCGACATTGGAGGGTTATTTCAAGGATGAGATCGTACCGGTGGAGGTGCCTCAGAGGAAAAAACCGCCCCTTATATTTGACAAGGACGAACACTTCCGTCCGGGAATGACCATGGAGCAACTGGCCAAGTTGCCCCCGGCCTTCATCCCCAAGACCGGCAAGGTCACGGCGGGCAATTCCTCAGGTATCAATGACGGCTCCAGCGCCATGGTCATCATGTCCGCGGACAAGGCAGATGAGTTGGGAATCCAGCCGATGGCGCGGATTCGGGCAACCGGCCGGGGCGCCTGTCATCCCTCGGTCATGGGCTTGAGCCCCGTCCCCGCGGTCAGGAATCTTCTCGATCGACACCCGGACCTCAAGCTGGACGATTTTGATCTCATCGAATTGAATGAGGCATTCGCGGCCCAGTATCTGGGATGTGAAAAGGAGCTGGGCCTCAACCGGGAAATCACCAATGTGAACGGCTCCGGAATCGGCCTGGGTCACCCGGTCGGGTCCACCGGGGTGCGCATCATGGTCACGCTGCTCTATGCCTTGAAAAAAAGAGAAAAGTCGTTGGGACTGGCCACTCTCTGCGGCGGCGGGGGCGTCTCCATGGCCTGCGCCCTGGAAATGATTTAG
- a CDS encoding electron transfer flavoprotein subunit beta/FixA family protein, protein MNIIVLIKQVPDTTEVKLDPKTGNLIREGIESIINPDDKHALEAAILLKEDLGGKVTAVSMGPPQAIDAVSEALGMGADKGILLSDRAFAGADTWATSFTLGKAIEKMDGYDLILCGRQAIDGDTAQIGPQVAEYLGIPHVSYVCGIEETKKKNIIVKRRLEDGYERVQCTLPALITVIGELNTPRYPRVGELIAACQEKAPITLWNAADIGVQTRDVGLEGSLTHVIRTFSPKFKREGEILEGDAKTAVESLMGRLKENRLI, encoded by the coding sequence ATGAATATCATTGTATTGATCAAACAGGTTCCCGACACCACAGAGGTCAAGCTGGACCCCAAGACCGGAAACCTGATCAGGGAAGGGATTGAAAGCATCATCAACCCCGACGACAAGCACGCCCTTGAGGCAGCCATCCTCCTGAAAGAAGACCTGGGCGGAAAGGTGACCGCCGTCTCCATGGGTCCGCCTCAGGCCATTGACGCCGTATCGGAGGCGCTCGGAATGGGGGCGGACAAGGGGATACTCCTGTCCGACAGGGCATTTGCAGGGGCGGATACGTGGGCAACCTCTTTTACCCTGGGAAAGGCCATTGAAAAAATGGACGGATACGACCTGATCCTGTGCGGTCGCCAGGCCATTGACGGGGATACGGCCCAGATCGGGCCTCAGGTGGCTGAATATCTCGGCATCCCCCATGTTTCGTATGTATGCGGGATCGAGGAGACAAAGAAAAAAAATATAATCGTAAAGCGGCGGCTTGAAGACGGATATGAGCGTGTTCAGTGCACCCTTCCGGCGCTCATTACAGTAATCGGCGAACTCAACACGCCCCGTTATCCGAGGGTCGGGGAACTGATCGCGGCATGTCAGGAAAAAGCGCCCATCACCCTGTGGAATGCCGCGGATATCGGCGTGCAGACGCGCGATGTGGGACTCGAGGGTTCTTTAACCCATGTCATCAGGACCTTTTCCCCCAAGTTCAAGAGAGAAGGGGAAATTTTGGAAGGAGATGCAAAAACAGCCGTGGAGAGTCTGATGGGCCGGTTGAAGGAGAACAGGCTCATTTGA